The Mytilus edulis chromosome 12, xbMytEdul2.2, whole genome shotgun sequence genome contains a region encoding:
- the LOC139497196 gene encoding DNA-directed RNA polymerase III subunit RPC10-like, whose amino-acid sequence MKVEMRSFPVSLCSFTTMLLFCPTCANILVVEEGQNCYRFACNTCPYIQNINRKIGNRKYPKLKEVDDVLGGSSAWENVDSTDVTCPKCENKRAFFMQIQTRSADEPMTTFYKCCSMACSHQWRD is encoded by the exons ATGAAAGTAGAAATGAGGTCATTTCCGGTTTCACTTTGTTCTTTCACAACTATGTTGCTGTTTTGTCCAACGTGTGCGAATATTCTGGTGGTTGAGGAAGGCCAGAACTGCTACAGATTCGCATGTAACACATGCCcttatatacaaaatatcaacagaaaG ATAGGTAATAGAAAATATCCCAAATTAAAAGAAGTGGATGATGTATTAGGTGGATCATCAGCCTGGGAGAATGTGGATTCTACAGACG taaCATGTCCAAAATGTGAAAACAAGAGAGCCTTTTTCATGCAGATACAGACAAGATCAGCTGATGAACCAATGACTACATTCTATAAGTGTTGTAGTATGGCCTGTTCACATCAATGGAGAGACTGA